One window from the genome of Roseisolibacter agri encodes:
- the recD gene encoding exodeoxyribonuclease V subunit alpha: MSVEADLFSSVAQPLDVGALDRRTGDRDAVPGLDELRAHGVLRDVDVHFARTVARLAGVHDPLVLLGLAVASRAPGAGHVCAELDAPERLVRMERAEAATPWPDAAAWRDALANSAVVVAAANAEAGTTCPLVLDGHRLYLARYWAYQRRLQAALRARAGVLRADVDERLLRDGLARLFPATEGSAPDLQRTAAAVAVLRALAVITGGPGTGKTTTVLAVLALLVEQALARGETPPRIALAAPTGKAAARLAESVVSGRARLALPPDVSTHVPAEATTLHRLLGWQPRTPTRFRHDATHPLPYDVVVVDESSMVDLALMAKLLDAVPSHARLVLLGDRDQLASVEAGTILADVCGDGDVPCSATFGAQLARVGAAAGTPAAGKLPAVADAVVRLRVSRRFHDDGGIGALARAINDGDAARALAVLEHDATGQVVWEPSDGGVDRAALAPVRRLALPAYRQSVMLDGPAAALAALDRFRVLAAHRAGTVGVAGLNGAIVEALAREGTLPRDAAGARWWHGQPVMVTENDHALELYNGDVGVVLRDGASGLRAWFRASDGGVRALAPARLPAHETVFAMTVHKSQGSEFDEVVLVLPPRPSPVLTRELLYTGVTRAKSKVTVVGSAEVLRAGIAERVQRASGLREALWG, encoded by the coding sequence ATGAGCGTCGAGGCCGACCTCTTCTCGTCGGTGGCGCAGCCGCTGGACGTCGGCGCGCTGGACCGCCGCACGGGCGACCGCGACGCCGTGCCGGGGCTGGACGAGCTGCGCGCGCACGGCGTGCTGCGCGACGTGGACGTGCACTTCGCGCGCACCGTCGCGCGCCTCGCCGGCGTGCACGATCCGCTCGTGCTGCTGGGCCTCGCGGTCGCCAGCCGCGCGCCGGGCGCGGGGCACGTGTGCGCGGAGCTGGACGCGCCCGAGCGGCTGGTGCGCATGGAGCGGGCGGAGGCCGCGACGCCGTGGCCCGACGCGGCCGCGTGGCGCGACGCGCTCGCGAACAGCGCGGTGGTCGTGGCGGCAGCCAACGCGGAGGCGGGGACGACGTGCCCGCTCGTGCTCGACGGCCATCGCCTGTACCTCGCGCGCTACTGGGCCTACCAGCGGCGGCTGCAGGCGGCGCTGCGCGCGCGCGCCGGCGTGCTGCGCGCCGACGTCGACGAGCGGCTGCTGCGCGACGGGCTCGCGCGGCTCTTCCCGGCGACCGAAGGATCGGCGCCCGACCTGCAGCGCACGGCCGCCGCGGTGGCGGTGCTGCGGGCGCTGGCGGTGATCACCGGCGGGCCGGGCACGGGCAAGACGACGACGGTGCTCGCGGTGCTCGCGCTGCTGGTGGAGCAGGCGCTCGCGCGCGGCGAGACGCCGCCGCGCATCGCGCTCGCCGCGCCCACGGGCAAGGCCGCCGCGCGCCTGGCCGAGTCGGTGGTGTCGGGCCGCGCGCGCCTCGCGCTGCCTCCGGACGTGTCGACGCACGTCCCCGCGGAGGCGACGACGCTGCACCGCCTGCTGGGCTGGCAGCCGCGCACGCCCACGCGCTTCCGTCACGACGCCACGCACCCGCTGCCGTACGACGTGGTGGTGGTGGACGAGAGCTCGATGGTGGACCTGGCGCTGATGGCGAAGCTGCTCGACGCGGTGCCGTCGCACGCGCGGCTGGTGCTGCTCGGCGACCGCGACCAGCTGGCGAGCGTGGAGGCGGGGACGATCCTCGCCGACGTGTGCGGCGACGGTGACGTGCCGTGCAGCGCGACGTTCGGCGCACAGCTGGCGCGTGTGGGCGCGGCGGCGGGCACGCCGGCGGCCGGCAAGCTCCCAGCGGTGGCGGACGCGGTCGTGCGGCTGCGCGTGAGCCGCCGCTTCCACGACGACGGCGGGATCGGCGCGCTGGCGCGCGCGATCAACGACGGCGACGCGGCGCGCGCGCTCGCGGTGCTGGAGCACGACGCCACGGGCCAGGTCGTGTGGGAGCCGTCGGACGGCGGCGTGGACCGCGCGGCGCTCGCGCCCGTGCGCCGGCTGGCGCTGCCGGCCTACCGCCAGAGCGTGATGCTCGACGGTCCGGCGGCCGCGCTGGCCGCGCTCGACCGGTTCCGCGTGCTCGCGGCGCATCGGGCGGGCACGGTCGGCGTGGCGGGGCTCAACGGCGCGATCGTGGAGGCGCTGGCGCGCGAGGGCACGCTGCCGCGCGACGCGGCCGGCGCGCGGTGGTGGCACGGCCAGCCGGTGATGGTGACCGAGAACGACCACGCGCTGGAGCTGTACAACGGCGACGTCGGCGTCGTGCTGCGCGACGGCGCCTCAGGCCTGCGCGCGTGGTTCCGCGCGTCGGACGGCGGCGTGCGCGCGCTGGCGCCCGCACGGCTCCCGGCGCACGAGACGGTCTTCGCGATGACCGTGCACAAGTCGCAGGGCTCGGAGTTCGACGAGGTGGTGCTCGTGCTGCCGCCGCGCCCGTCGCCGGTGCTGACGCGCGAGCTGCTCTACACGGGCGTCACGCGCGCGAAGTCGAAGGTGACGGTCGTCGGGAGCGCCGAGGTGCTGCGTGCCGGCATCGCGGAGCGCGTGCAGCGGGCGAGCGGGCTGCGGGAGGCGCTCTGGGGGTGA
- a CDS encoding ATP-binding protein gives MPSSPLLRFFTGRRGRQAVDTITPERTFADVILPPATQRTLEQALAQVRNHALIFERWGLGERHATGLGLAFNFAGPPGTGKTICAEAIAHALGKQLLVVNYSVVESMWAGETAKNVAAVFRTAIEDDAVLFFDEADAIAARRTAGARQAMEREANTVVNVLLRELEAFNGVVVFATNLAANFDPAFERRIRTHVLFEMPGVAERERIWQVQLHPLHTPLSADVDFAALAERYPASGGDIKNAVLKAAAAAAAEPGVDVGKRIHQRHFVQGIEDVMAAKSVMRQSIFADEDAAVAAGPNVAVPDARTALALQAVEARSQHAALLGIALGAAGLLAGLAGLVVAALR, from the coding sequence ATGCCGTCGTCCCCGCTCCTCCGCTTCTTCACCGGCCGGCGCGGCCGTCAGGCGGTCGACACCATCACGCCGGAGCGCACCTTCGCCGACGTGATCCTGCCGCCGGCGACGCAGCGCACGCTGGAGCAGGCGCTGGCGCAGGTGCGCAACCACGCCCTGATCTTCGAGCGCTGGGGCCTCGGCGAGCGGCACGCGACGGGCCTCGGCCTCGCGTTCAACTTCGCCGGCCCACCGGGCACCGGGAAGACGATCTGCGCCGAGGCGATCGCGCACGCGCTCGGGAAGCAGCTGCTGGTGGTGAACTACTCGGTCGTCGAGTCGATGTGGGCCGGCGAGACGGCGAAGAACGTCGCCGCGGTCTTCCGCACGGCGATCGAGGACGACGCGGTGCTCTTCTTCGACGAGGCGGACGCGATCGCGGCGCGGCGCACGGCCGGCGCGCGGCAGGCGATGGAGCGCGAGGCGAACACGGTCGTCAACGTGCTGCTGCGTGAGCTGGAGGCGTTCAACGGCGTGGTGGTGTTCGCGACCAACCTCGCCGCGAACTTCGACCCGGCGTTCGAGCGCCGCATCCGCACGCACGTGCTGTTCGAGATGCCGGGCGTCGCGGAGCGCGAGCGCATCTGGCAGGTGCAGCTGCACCCGCTGCACACGCCGCTGTCGGCGGACGTGGACTTCGCGGCGCTGGCGGAGCGCTATCCGGCGAGCGGCGGCGACATCAAGAACGCGGTCCTGAAGGCGGCGGCCGCGGCGGCCGCGGAGCCGGGCGTCGACGTCGGCAAGCGGATCCACCAGCGCCACTTCGTGCAGGGGATCGAGGACGTGATGGCCGCGAAGTCGGTGATGCGGCAGTCGATCTTCGCCGACGAGGATGCGGCGGTCGCGGCCGGGCCGAACGTCGCCGTCCCCGACGCGCGCACCGCGCTCGCGCTGCAGGCGGTGGAGGCGCGCTCGCAGCATGCCGCGCTCCTCGGCATCGCGCTCGGCGCCGCGGGGCTGCTGGCGGGGCTCGCGGGGCTGGTGGTGGCGGCGCTCAGATAG
- the queD gene encoding 6-carboxytetrahydropterin synthase QueD yields MEIWREFTFEAAHRLPHVPDGHKCARLHGHSFRVELHVRGPLDPTLGWVMDFADLKAAWKPLDDALDHRYLNEIPGLENPTSEVLARWLWARLAPVVPGLSEIVVRETCTSGCRYRGEG; encoded by the coding sequence ATGGAGATCTGGCGAGAGTTCACCTTCGAGGCGGCGCACCGGCTGCCCCACGTCCCCGACGGCCACAAGTGCGCGCGGCTGCACGGGCACTCGTTCCGCGTCGAGCTCCACGTGCGCGGGCCGCTCGACCCGACGCTCGGCTGGGTGATGGACTTCGCGGACCTCAAGGCGGCGTGGAAGCCGCTCGACGACGCGCTCGACCACCGCTACCTGAACGAGATCCCGGGCCTCGAGAACCCGACCAGCGAGGTGCTCGCGCGCTGGCTGTGGGCGCGGCTCGCGCCGGTGGTGCCGGGGCTGTCGGAGATCGTGGTGCGCGAGACCTGCACGTCGGGCTGCCGCTACCGCGGCGAGGGCTGA
- a CDS encoding dicarboxylate/amino acid:cation symporter yields MPTPSRRSPTVLALVALAAGLALGAAAAATDAPLLRTLVRVVEPLGALWVSAIRMTLVPLVVALLVTSVAGVADVRAVGRLGAKAVGWFLALLVGAALLAALAAPPLMELYAIDPAAAASLRASAADAAAGSTGAAPQLPTLRGFVVGLVPTNPVAAAADAAMLPLIVFVVLFAAAVTRLPAAGRDPVVRFFTAVREAMLVLVGWVLRVTPIGVFALAADMGAQLGVGAAGAVGWYVLVLCGLVTVTALACYPVAALFGRIPIARFARAAAPAQMVAVSTRSSLASLPALVDGARRHLGDRPAITGFVLPLAVSTFKLNTPIADLVGPLFLAHLYGVELSAAQIATMTIVCIAMSFSNPGIPSGGLFVVTAPVMLSAGLPLDGIGLLIAADAIPDVFNTVVNVTGDMTVATVLADDVEIVEPADVRVA; encoded by the coding sequence ATGCCGACCCCGTCCCGCCGCTCCCCGACCGTGCTCGCGCTGGTGGCCCTCGCCGCGGGCCTCGCGCTCGGCGCCGCGGCGGCCGCGACCGACGCGCCGCTCCTCCGCACGCTCGTGCGCGTCGTCGAGCCGCTGGGCGCGCTGTGGGTGAGCGCGATCCGGATGACGCTCGTGCCGCTGGTCGTGGCGCTGCTGGTGACGAGCGTCGCCGGCGTCGCGGACGTGCGCGCGGTGGGACGGCTGGGCGCGAAGGCGGTCGGCTGGTTCCTCGCGCTGCTGGTGGGCGCCGCGCTGCTGGCCGCGCTCGCGGCGCCGCCGCTGATGGAGCTCTACGCGATCGACCCCGCGGCCGCCGCGTCGCTGCGCGCGTCCGCCGCCGACGCCGCGGCCGGCAGCACGGGCGCCGCGCCGCAGCTCCCGACGCTGCGCGGCTTCGTCGTCGGGCTCGTGCCGACCAACCCCGTCGCCGCCGCGGCCGACGCCGCGATGCTGCCGCTGATCGTCTTCGTCGTGCTGTTCGCGGCGGCGGTGACGCGCCTGCCCGCTGCAGGGCGCGATCCGGTCGTGCGCTTCTTCACCGCCGTGCGCGAGGCGATGCTGGTGCTCGTGGGCTGGGTGCTGCGCGTGACGCCGATCGGCGTGTTCGCGCTCGCGGCCGACATGGGCGCGCAGCTCGGCGTCGGCGCGGCCGGGGCGGTGGGCTGGTACGTGCTCGTGCTGTGCGGGCTCGTGACGGTGACCGCGCTCGCGTGCTACCCGGTCGCGGCGCTCTTCGGGCGCATCCCGATCGCGCGGTTCGCACGCGCGGCCGCGCCGGCGCAGATGGTGGCGGTGAGCACGCGCTCCTCGCTGGCGTCGCTCCCCGCGCTGGTCGACGGCGCGCGGCGGCACCTCGGCGACCGCCCGGCGATCACGGGCTTCGTGCTGCCGCTCGCGGTGTCGACGTTCAAGCTCAACACGCCGATCGCGGACCTCGTGGGCCCGCTCTTCCTCGCGCACCTCTACGGCGTGGAGCTATCGGCGGCGCAGATCGCGACGATGACGATCGTCTGCATCGCGATGAGCTTCAGCAACCCGGGCATCCCGAGCGGCGGGCTGTTCGTCGTCACCGCGCCGGTGATGCTGAGCGCGGGGCTGCCGCTGGACGGGATCGGGCTGCTGATCGCCGCCGACGCGATCCCGGACGTGTTCAACACCGTCGTCAACGTGACGGGGGACATGACCGTGGCGACGGTGCTCGCGGATGATGTCGAGATCGTCGAGCCGGCGGACGTCCGCGTGGCGTGA
- a CDS encoding carbohydrate binding family 9 domain-containing protein has protein sequence MSLVPALLAAALLGAAPDSAVRRAASAQPAPPKVEGVHHGRRGELDVAPPRIEADVAIDGVLNEAAWSRAARLTGFSRFQPTDGEPATDSTEVLVWYSPTAIHFGVRAFAPAGTVNATLADRDRITGDDHVTILLSTFDDARQAVAFAVNPLGVQMDGTLVETGNISTGGMGNSGGAQAREGIDLSADFVFQSKGRVTPEGYEVEVRIPFKSLRYQPRDVQRWGINVLRRVTRLGAEDSWAPARRGRASFLAQGGRLTGLTDLRRGLVLDLTPVVTQRSEGRPVSGAPGGAWDYRVRRPDVGGNVRWGVTNNLTLNGTVHPDFSQVEADAAQVQFDPRSALFFAERRPFFLDGIEQFSVPNGIIYTRRIVQPAAAVKLTGKVAGTDVAVLSAVDDPGVPHGQPGRHPLYNIVRVQRDLGAQSRVGAVITDREADGGGFNRVAGLDTRVVFGKVYAVQGQLVASTTRPDAPDVEGVQEVRTGPLWQATFQRNGRRFGFRYSTSGIHPDFVAGSGFISRGNIARAAASHRVTFFNAPTSPIVSYGGDVVLDGTWKYDDFTAGREALEKKLHLNGNAQLRGGWSAGGSVLIEEFRYDPDLYARYYIPQPRAGNPAVMDTVPYVGTPSLPNLDYVLTLNTPQFRKFSGNAFVIWGQDENFYEWASSDILFVTLNGTIRPTERMRIDAAYQIQRFARVRDGSVVGQAQIPRLKLEYQIARPVFVRFVGQYVAFERDSLRDEGRTQAPVFFRTANGYVRAGAQRSNTFRGDVLFSYQPNPGTVFFAGYGSSASEPDPLRFGQLRRTTDGFFLKWSYLFRV, from the coding sequence ATGTCGCTCGTCCCCGCGCTGCTCGCGGCCGCCCTGCTGGGCGCCGCGCCCGATTCCGCCGTCCGCCGCGCCGCGAGCGCGCAGCCCGCGCCCCCGAAGGTCGAGGGCGTGCACCACGGCCGCCGCGGGGAGCTGGACGTCGCACCGCCACGCATCGAGGCGGACGTCGCGATCGACGGCGTGCTGAACGAGGCCGCGTGGTCGCGCGCGGCGCGGCTCACGGGCTTCTCGCGCTTCCAGCCCACCGACGGCGAGCCGGCGACCGACTCGACCGAGGTGCTGGTGTGGTACTCGCCGACGGCGATCCACTTCGGCGTGCGCGCGTTCGCGCCGGCGGGCACGGTGAACGCGACGCTCGCGGACCGCGACCGCATCACCGGCGACGACCACGTCACGATCCTGCTCTCGACCTTCGACGACGCGCGCCAGGCGGTCGCGTTCGCGGTGAACCCCCTCGGCGTGCAGATGGACGGGACGCTGGTCGAGACCGGGAACATCAGCACGGGCGGCATGGGCAACAGCGGCGGCGCGCAGGCGCGCGAAGGGATCGACCTGTCCGCCGACTTCGTCTTCCAGTCGAAGGGGCGCGTGACGCCCGAGGGCTACGAGGTCGAGGTGCGCATCCCCTTCAAGTCGCTGCGCTACCAGCCGCGCGACGTGCAGCGCTGGGGGATCAACGTGCTGCGGCGCGTGACGCGCCTGGGCGCGGAGGACTCGTGGGCGCCGGCGCGGCGCGGGCGCGCGTCGTTCCTCGCGCAGGGCGGGCGGCTCACGGGGCTCACGGACCTGCGGCGCGGCCTCGTGCTCGACCTCACGCCGGTGGTGACGCAGCGCAGCGAGGGGCGCCCGGTGAGCGGCGCGCCGGGCGGCGCGTGGGACTACCGCGTGCGCCGGCCCGACGTCGGCGGCAACGTGCGCTGGGGCGTGACGAACAACCTCACGCTCAACGGCACGGTGCACCCCGACTTCTCGCAGGTCGAGGCGGACGCCGCGCAGGTGCAGTTCGATCCGCGCTCCGCGCTCTTCTTCGCCGAGCGGCGCCCGTTCTTCCTCGACGGCATCGAGCAGTTCAGCGTGCCGAACGGGATCATCTACACGCGGCGCATCGTGCAGCCCGCGGCGGCGGTGAAGCTCACGGGCAAGGTCGCGGGCACCGACGTCGCGGTGCTGTCGGCGGTCGACGATCCGGGCGTTCCGCACGGCCAGCCTGGGCGCCACCCGCTCTACAACATCGTGCGCGTGCAGCGCGACCTGGGCGCGCAGTCGCGCGTGGGCGCGGTGATCACGGACCGCGAGGCGGACGGCGGCGGCTTCAACCGCGTCGCGGGCCTCGACACGCGCGTCGTGTTCGGCAAGGTGTACGCGGTGCAGGGGCAGCTGGTCGCCAGCACGACGCGCCCCGACGCTCCGGACGTCGAGGGCGTGCAGGAGGTGCGCACCGGCCCGCTCTGGCAGGCGACCTTCCAGCGCAACGGCCGGCGCTTCGGCTTCCGCTACTCGACGTCGGGGATCCACCCGGACTTCGTCGCGGGCTCGGGCTTCATCTCGCGCGGCAACATCGCGCGCGCCGCGGCGTCGCACCGCGTGACGTTCTTCAACGCGCCCACGAGCCCGATCGTCAGCTACGGCGGCGACGTGGTGCTCGACGGGACGTGGAAGTACGACGACTTCACGGCCGGCCGCGAGGCGCTGGAGAAGAAGCTGCACCTCAACGGCAACGCGCAGCTGCGCGGCGGCTGGTCGGCCGGCGGCTCGGTGCTGATCGAGGAGTTCCGCTACGACCCGGACCTGTACGCGCGCTACTACATCCCGCAGCCGCGCGCCGGAAACCCGGCGGTGATGGACACGGTGCCGTACGTCGGCACGCCGTCGCTGCCGAACCTGGACTACGTGCTCACGCTCAACACGCCGCAGTTCCGGAAGTTCTCGGGCAACGCGTTCGTGATCTGGGGCCAGGACGAGAACTTCTACGAGTGGGCGTCGAGCGACATCCTGTTCGTGACGCTGAACGGCACGATCCGCCCGACGGAGCGGATGCGCATCGACGCGGCCTACCAGATCCAGCGCTTCGCGCGCGTGCGCGACGGCAGCGTGGTCGGCCAGGCGCAGATCCCGCGGCTGAAGCTCGAGTACCAGATCGCGCGCCCGGTGTTCGTGCGCTTCGTCGGCCAGTACGTCGCGTTCGAGCGCGACAGCCTGCGCGACGAGGGGCGCACGCAGGCGCCGGTGTTCTTCCGCACGGCGAACGGCTACGTGCGCGCGGGCGCGCAGCGCAGCAACACCTTCCGCGGCGACGTGCTGTTCAGCTACCAGCCGAACCCGGGCACGGTGTTCTTCGCCGGCTACGGCTCGTCGGCGAGCGAGCCGGATCCGCTGCGCTTCGGGCAGCTGCGGCGGACGACGGACGGGTTCTTCCTCAAGTGGAGCTATCTCTTCAGGGTCTGA
- a CDS encoding TfoX/Sxy family protein has product MSYDQGLVVRVASALDSLGARGVRQKNVFGGRGFLVGKTTFVIVWGEGVLVKVPAAEYEAARAAPGVTPFQPDGTRPMGTWLVVSAESVADDPELQEWVARGLRTVR; this is encoded by the coding sequence GTGTCCTACGACCAAGGCCTGGTAGTTCGCGTCGCCTCCGCCCTCGACTCCCTCGGCGCCCGCGGCGTCCGCCAGAAGAACGTCTTCGGCGGCCGCGGCTTTCTCGTCGGCAAGACGACGTTCGTCATCGTCTGGGGCGAGGGCGTGCTCGTGAAGGTCCCGGCCGCGGAGTACGAGGCCGCGCGCGCGGCGCCCGGCGTCACCCCCTTCCAGCCCGACGGCACGCGGCCGATGGGCACCTGGCTCGTCGTGTCGGCCGAATCGGTGGCGGACGACCCGGAGCTGCAGGAGTGGGTGGCGCGCGGACTGCGCACGGTACGCTGA
- a CDS encoding four helix bundle protein yields the protein MRSYGHALHANGVSLRSMQPARRPSQPAVSFRDLRVWQEAIKLVVDVRPLCANLRQSRHWDLADQLRRAARSVHANLAEGWGRRTVRDRAKFYTESWSSLQEVETLLIEASTDDCTPAELLQPCIRRVHNTTRLLSAFRRATREKTESAEAEDGTAEDGTASNDEA from the coding sequence ATGCGTTCGTACGGTCACGCGTTGCATGCGAACGGCGTCAGCTTGCGGAGCATGCAGCCCGCTCGACGTCCTTCGCAACCCGCGGTCAGCTTCCGCGACCTGCGGGTCTGGCAGGAGGCGATCAAGCTGGTCGTAGACGTGCGTCCACTCTGCGCGAACCTCCGCCAGTCGCGTCACTGGGACCTCGCCGACCAGCTGCGGCGTGCCGCGCGCTCGGTACACGCCAACCTCGCCGAAGGGTGGGGCCGGCGCACGGTGCGTGACCGCGCGAAGTTCTACACCGAATCGTGGTCGTCGCTGCAGGAGGTCGAGACGCTCCTGATCGAGGCGAGCACGGACGATTGCACGCCGGCCGAGCTGCTGCAGCCGTGCATCCGACGCGTGCACAACACGACGCGCCTGCTGAGCGCGTTCCGTCGCGCGACACGAGAAAAGACCGAGAGTGCCGAAGCGGAGGACGGAACGGCGGAGGACGGAACGGCGAGTAACGATGAAGCGTGA
- a CDS encoding serine hydrolase domain-containing protein, whose protein sequence is MRALTSRPSRAATALVLTTLATAAPAAAQSAIPDSLVRRVDAVFAAYGPTTPGCAVAVRRDGAVVLERAYGSADLEHDVPFTPATVSEAGSVTKQVVALATRLLEQDGRLSLDDDVRRWVPELPDLGARITLRHLIQHTSGLRDQWALIDLMHPRAQQVVQTGSEVVDILTRQRALNFAPGTQWLYSNSGYALLALVIERASGQPLPRFATDRIFRPLGMSRTQFRDDHTRLVKGRAIAYAGTPQRGFRLEMPEYGVVGSGGMLTTVGDLMRLEANYESGTVGGRALVQAMSDSARLVDGRRIPYAYGLTNGTHRGVRTIAHGGATAGYRAYLLRAPEHRAAVTLLCNVATADAEGLALRTADAALPAVFRADAPARPTTARGVARAASTRGLSPARAAALAGLWRDSTTGEVLALAATPDGQLVLGGPLATAGDTLAPVGDGRFTARRGEVRLTPDGAPRLTLDARDGNRLTFTPSVAWRPDAAALGALAGRYASPEVGVTYALALRGDTLVLRRPRFADAALRPLVADAFAAGALRIEIVRDGAGQPSALLVTNGRARRVRFEKVE, encoded by the coding sequence ATGCGTGCACTCACCTCCCGCCCGTCCCGCGCCGCGACGGCGCTCGTCCTCACGACGCTGGCGACCGCCGCGCCGGCGGCCGCGCAGTCGGCGATCCCCGACTCGCTCGTGCGCCGCGTGGACGCGGTGTTCGCGGCGTACGGTCCCACGACGCCCGGCTGCGCGGTCGCGGTGCGCCGCGACGGCGCGGTGGTGCTGGAGCGCGCGTACGGCTCCGCGGACCTCGAGCACGACGTGCCCTTCACGCCCGCGACGGTCAGCGAGGCGGGCTCCGTCACGAAGCAGGTCGTCGCGCTCGCGACGCGGCTGCTGGAGCAGGACGGCAGGCTGTCGCTCGACGACGACGTGCGCCGCTGGGTGCCGGAGCTGCCCGACCTCGGCGCGCGCATCACGCTGCGCCACCTCATCCAGCACACGAGCGGGCTGCGCGACCAGTGGGCGCTGATCGACCTGATGCACCCGCGCGCGCAGCAGGTGGTGCAGACGGGGAGCGAGGTCGTGGACATCCTGACGCGGCAGCGCGCGCTCAACTTCGCGCCGGGCACGCAGTGGCTGTACAGCAACAGCGGCTACGCGCTGCTCGCGCTGGTGATCGAGCGCGCGAGCGGCCAGCCGCTGCCGCGCTTCGCCACCGATCGCATCTTCAGGCCGCTCGGCATGTCGCGCACGCAGTTCCGCGACGACCACACGCGGCTGGTGAAGGGGCGCGCGATCGCGTACGCGGGCACCCCGCAGCGCGGCTTCCGGCTGGAGATGCCGGAGTACGGCGTGGTGGGCAGCGGCGGGATGCTGACGACGGTCGGGGACCTGATGCGCCTGGAGGCGAACTACGAGAGCGGCACGGTGGGCGGCCGCGCGCTCGTGCAGGCGATGAGCGACAGCGCGCGCCTCGTGGACGGCCGGCGCATCCCGTACGCGTACGGCCTCACGAACGGCACGCATCGCGGCGTGCGCACGATCGCGCACGGCGGCGCGACGGCGGGCTACCGCGCGTACCTGCTGCGCGCGCCCGAGCACCGCGCGGCGGTGACGCTGCTCTGCAACGTCGCGACCGCGGACGCCGAGGGGCTGGCGCTGCGCACGGCCGACGCGGCGCTGCCGGCGGTGTTCCGCGCCGACGCGCCCGCGCGCCCCACGACGGCGCGCGGCGTCGCGCGCGCGGCCTCGACCCGCGGCCTCTCGCCCGCGCGCGCCGCGGCGCTGGCGGGGCTGTGGCGCGACTCGACGACGGGCGAGGTGCTCGCGCTCGCGGCCACGCCGGACGGTCAGCTCGTGCTCGGCGGGCCGCTCGCCACGGCGGGCGACACGCTCGCGCCGGTCGGCGACGGCCGCTTCACCGCGCGCCGCGGCGAGGTGCGGCTGACGCCGGACGGCGCGCCGCGCCTCACGCTCGACGCGCGCGACGGCAACCGCCTCACCTTCACGCCGTCGGTGGCGTGGCGCCCCGACGCCGCCGCGCTGGGCGCGCTGGCCGGCCGCTACGCGAGCCCGGAGGTGGGCGTGACGTACGCGCTCGCGCTGCGCGGCGACACGCTCGTCCTGCGGCGTCCGCGCTTCGCCGACGCGGCGCTGCGGCCGCTGGTGGCGGATGCGTTCGCGGCGGGCGCGCTGCGGATCGAGATCGTGCGCGACGGCGCGGGCCAGCCGTCGGCGCTGCTCGTCACCAACGGACGCGCGCGGCGGGTGCGGTTCGAGAAAGTCGAGTAG
- a CDS encoding DUF1003 domain-containing protein, with the protein MPPPTPPREPGRPDGAPPPERRAHDRVEPPNVAAVVERNITALLERRRADDARRGSQVRAADAITRFTGSLTFVYIHLVLFGAWIVVNVGWIPAIPAFDRSFTVLAMAASVEAIFLSTFVLISQNRMQAQADKRADLDLQISLLAEHEVTQLITLVREMARRMGVAQAQDPALDELARDIRPEVVLTRMEDSEERAAGRDD; encoded by the coding sequence GTGCCGCCCCCCACGCCTCCGCGGGAGCCCGGCCGCCCCGACGGCGCGCCGCCTCCCGAGCGCCGCGCGCACGACCGCGTCGAGCCGCCCAACGTCGCCGCGGTCGTCGAGCGCAACATCACCGCGCTGCTCGAGCGCCGCCGCGCCGACGACGCCCGGCGCGGGAGCCAGGTGCGCGCCGCGGACGCGATCACGCGCTTCACCGGCAGCCTGACGTTCGTCTACATCCACCTGGTCCTGTTCGGCGCGTGGATCGTCGTCAACGTCGGCTGGATCCCCGCGATCCCGGCGTTCGACCGCAGCTTCACCGTGCTGGCGATGGCGGCCTCGGTCGAGGCGATCTTCCTCTCGACCTTCGTGCTGATCTCGCAGAACCGGATGCAGGCGCAGGCGGACAAGCGGGCGGACCTCGATCTCCAGATCTCGCTGCTGGCCGAGCACGAGGTGACGCAGCTCATTACCCTCGTGCGCGAGATGGCGCGGCGCATGGGCGTCGCGCAGGCGCAGGATCCCGCCCTCGACGAGCTGGCGCGCGACATCCGCCCCGAGGTCGTGCTGACGCGGATGGAGGACTCGGAGGAGCGGGCCGCCGGCCGCGACGACTGA
- a CDS encoding DinB family protein, translating into MTTTAAPTPATTPSQLMFADLANELRTTRRLLERVPADKADWKPHAKSMSLGRLAAHLAELPAFAMAILKTDQLDFAKGEYVPVPFETTEQVLGVFDERAAQMQAVVDGADWDALAKSWTLRSGDHVLLQGPKGTLLRSLGLSHIAHHRGQLAVYLRLLDVPVPSIYGPSADEQ; encoded by the coding sequence ATGACCACGACCGCCGCGCCGACGCCCGCGACCACGCCCTCGCAGCTGATGTTCGCCGACCTCGCGAACGAGCTGCGCACGACGCGCCGCCTGCTCGAGCGCGTCCCGGCCGACAAGGCCGACTGGAAGCCGCACGCCAAGTCGATGTCGCTCGGCCGCCTCGCGGCGCACCTCGCGGAGCTGCCGGCGTTCGCGATGGCGATCCTCAAGACCGACCAGCTGGACTTCGCGAAGGGCGAGTACGTGCCGGTCCCGTTCGAGACCACGGAGCAGGTGCTCGGCGTGTTCGACGAGCGCGCCGCGCAGATGCAGGCGGTCGTCGACGGCGCCGACTGGGACGCGCTGGCGAAGTCGTGGACGCTGCGCTCGGGCGACCACGTGCTGCTGCAGGGCCCGAAGGGCACGCTCCTGCGCTCGCTGGGCCTCAGCCACATCGCGCATCACCGCGGGCAGCTGGCCGTCTACCTGCGCCTGCTCGACGTGCCGGTGCCGAGCATCTACGGGCCGTCGGCGGACGAGCAGTAG